The following coding sequences are from one Salvia hispanica cultivar TCC Black 2014 chromosome 3, UniMelb_Shisp_WGS_1.0, whole genome shotgun sequence window:
- the LOC125213070 gene encoding uncharacterized protein LOC125213070, which translates to MMSHSRSPSTSVAGFLSFLSEQLDNLDHLFLSHNFMSAAFLHHVLSTLRSFHSHLISLLHKLHLPLGDKWLDEYMDETSRLWDACHLIKSAVSALENYYSPASTAASLLRGPHPPTPHLCTQVIRAIRGCERELTAIQHENRSMAEIKIHTLSLKFKDSVASKRYNGFREALHAMRHVSTLLLLILVSGLVYCWPDTSFYQGECDESYALAASAANLHQRVASAVGHHHHEPGIMLYELRRSAFVMEELRAEIEGAEAEVGEKVESLKSSVEALQCGAEGIIGQLDDFFDEIVEGRKTLLNMCSHR; encoded by the exons atgatGAGCCATTCCCGCTCTCCCTCCACCTCCGTCGCCGGATTCCTCAGCTTCTTGTCGGAGCAACTCGACAATCTCGATCACCTCTTTCTCTCCCACAACTTCATGTCCGCTGCCTTCCTCCACCACGTCCTCTCCACGCTCCGATCCTTCCACTCCCACCTCATCTCATTGCTCCACAAGCTCCACCTCCCCCTCGGTGACAAATGGCTCGACGAATACATGGACGAAACCTCCCGCCTTTGGGACGCCTGCCACCTCATCAAATCCGCCGTCTCCGCCTTGGAAAACTACTATTCCCCCGcctccaccgccgcctccTTGCTCCGCGGCCCCCACCCCCCCACCCCCCACCTCTGCACccag gtTATTAGGGCAATCAGAGGATGTGAGAGGGAGTTGACCGCAATACAGCACGAGAACAGAAGCATGGCAGAGATCAAAATCCACACATTATCGTTAAAATTCAAGGACAGCGTTGCGTCCAAACGATACAACGGCTTCAGAGAGGCGTTACACGCGATGAGGCACGTGAGCACGTTGCTTCTGTTGATCCTCGTGAGCGGTTTAGTCTACTGCTGGCCGGATACGAGTTTCTACCAAGGCGAGTGCGACGAGTCCTATGCTCTCGCGGCCTCGGCTGCAAACCTGCATCAGAGGGTGGCGAGCGCGGTGGGGCACCATCACCACGAGCCCGGGATCATGCTCTACGAGCTGAGGAGGTCGGCTTTCGTGATGGAAGAGCTCAGGGCGGAGATCGAGGGCGCGGAGGCCGAGGTTGGTGAGAAGGTGGAGAGTTTGAAGAGCTCTGTTGAAGCCTTGCAGTGTGGGGCTGAGGGGATAATTGGACAGCTTGATGATTTCTTTGATGAGATTGTTGAAGGGAGGAAGACACTTTTGAACATGTGTTCACATAGATAG